From a region of the Arvicanthis niloticus isolate mArvNil1 chromosome 6, mArvNil1.pat.X, whole genome shotgun sequence genome:
- the Dipk1b gene encoding divergent protein kinase domain 1B isoform X1, which translates to MMRRLRRLVHLVLLCPFSKGLQGRLPGLRVKYVLLVWLGIFVGSWMVYVHYSSYSELCRGHVCQVVICDQYRKGVISGSVCQDLCELQKVEWRACLSSAPGQQVYSGLWQDKEVTIKCGIEEALNSKAWPDAAPRRELVLFDKPTRGTSIKEFREMTLSFLKANLGDLPSLPALVDQILLMADFNKDSRVSLAEAKSMWALLQRNEFLLLLSLQEKEHASRLLGYCGDLYLTEGIPHGSWHGAVLLPALRPLLPSVLHRALQQWFGPAWPWRAKIAIGLLEFVEELFHGSYGTFYMCETTLANVGYTATYDFKMADLQQVAPEATVRRFLQGRHCEQSSDCIYGRDCRAPCDRLMRQCKGDLIQPNLAKVCELLRDYLLPGAPADLYEELGKQLRTCTTLSGLASQVEAHHSLVLSHLKTLLWREISNTNYS; encoded by the exons GGCCGGCTCCCAGGCCTCAGGGTCAAGTATGTCTTGCTGGTCTGGCTGGGCATCTTCGTGGGCAGCTGGATGGTATATGTACACTACTCATCTTACTCAGAGCTCTGCCGAGGGCACGTCTGCCAGGTGGTGATC TGTGACCAGTACCGGAAGGGTGTCATCTCCGGCTCTGTCTGCCAGGACCTATGTGAGCTGCAAAAGGTGGAGTGGAGGGCCTGCTTGTCGTCAGCCCCAGGCCAGCAG GTGTACAGTGGGCTCTGGCAGGATAAAGAGGTTACCATCAAATGTGGCATTGAAGAGGCCCTGAACTCCAAGGCCTGGCCAGATGCAGCCCCGAGGCGGGAGCTGGTGCTGTTTGACAAGCCCACCAGGGGAACCTCCATCAAGGAATTCCGGGAGATGACCCTCAGCTTCCTCAAG GCTAACTTAGGAGACCTGCCCTCCCTGCCAGCGCTGGTTGACCAGATACTTCTCATGGCGGACTTCAACAAGGATAGCAGGGTGTCCTTGGCAGAAGCCAAGTCCATGTGGGCCCTGCTGCAGCGCAATgagttcctgctgctgctgtccctTCAGGAGAAGGAGCATGCTTCCCGGCTGCTGGGCTACTGCGGGGACCTCTACCTTACCGAGGGCATCCCTCATGGCTCCTGGCATGGGGCAGTGCTGCTTCCTGCCTTGCGCCCACTTCTGCCATCTGTGCTGCACAGGGCTCTCCAGCAATGGTTCGGACCTGCATGGCCCTGGCGTGCGAAGATCGCCATTGGTCTGCTGGAATTTGTGGAGGAACTCTTCCATGGTTCCTACGGTACCTTCTACATGTGTGAGACTACACTTGCCAATGTGGGATACACGGCCACCTATGACTTCAAGATGGCTGACCTGCAGCAGGTGGCACCAGAGGCTACAGTACGTCGCTTCCTTCAGGGCCGCCACTGTGAGCAGAGCTCTGACTGCATCTATGGGAGAGATTGCAGGGCGCCATGTGACAGGCTCATGAGGCAGTGTAAGGGTGACCTTATCCAGCCCAACCTGGCCAAGGTGTGTGAGCTACTGAGGGACTATCTGCTGCCCGGAGCTCCTGCAGACCTCTATGAGGAGCTGGGCAAACAGCTGCGTACATGCACCACACTGAGTGGACTGGCCAGCCAGGTGGAGGCTCACCATTCACTGGTGCTCAGCCACCTTAAGACCTTACTCTGGAGGGAGATCTCCAACACCAACTACTCCTAA
- the Dipk1b gene encoding divergent protein kinase domain 1B isoform X2, with product MSMLQCDQYRKGVISGSVCQDLCELQKVEWRACLSSAPGQQVYSGLWQDKEVTIKCGIEEALNSKAWPDAAPRRELVLFDKPTRGTSIKEFREMTLSFLKANLGDLPSLPALVDQILLMADFNKDSRVSLAEAKSMWALLQRNEFLLLLSLQEKEHASRLLGYCGDLYLTEGIPHGSWHGAVLLPALRPLLPSVLHRALQQWFGPAWPWRAKIAIGLLEFVEELFHGSYGTFYMCETTLANVGYTATYDFKMADLQQVAPEATVRRFLQGRHCEQSSDCIYGRDCRAPCDRLMRQCKGDLIQPNLAKVCELLRDYLLPGAPADLYEELGKQLRTCTTLSGLASQVEAHHSLVLSHLKTLLWREISNTNYS from the exons ATGTCAATGCTGCAG TGTGACCAGTACCGGAAGGGTGTCATCTCCGGCTCTGTCTGCCAGGACCTATGTGAGCTGCAAAAGGTGGAGTGGAGGGCCTGCTTGTCGTCAGCCCCAGGCCAGCAG GTGTACAGTGGGCTCTGGCAGGATAAAGAGGTTACCATCAAATGTGGCATTGAAGAGGCCCTGAACTCCAAGGCCTGGCCAGATGCAGCCCCGAGGCGGGAGCTGGTGCTGTTTGACAAGCCCACCAGGGGAACCTCCATCAAGGAATTCCGGGAGATGACCCTCAGCTTCCTCAAG GCTAACTTAGGAGACCTGCCCTCCCTGCCAGCGCTGGTTGACCAGATACTTCTCATGGCGGACTTCAACAAGGATAGCAGGGTGTCCTTGGCAGAAGCCAAGTCCATGTGGGCCCTGCTGCAGCGCAATgagttcctgctgctgctgtccctTCAGGAGAAGGAGCATGCTTCCCGGCTGCTGGGCTACTGCGGGGACCTCTACCTTACCGAGGGCATCCCTCATGGCTCCTGGCATGGGGCAGTGCTGCTTCCTGCCTTGCGCCCACTTCTGCCATCTGTGCTGCACAGGGCTCTCCAGCAATGGTTCGGACCTGCATGGCCCTGGCGTGCGAAGATCGCCATTGGTCTGCTGGAATTTGTGGAGGAACTCTTCCATGGTTCCTACGGTACCTTCTACATGTGTGAGACTACACTTGCCAATGTGGGATACACGGCCACCTATGACTTCAAGATGGCTGACCTGCAGCAGGTGGCACCAGAGGCTACAGTACGTCGCTTCCTTCAGGGCCGCCACTGTGAGCAGAGCTCTGACTGCATCTATGGGAGAGATTGCAGGGCGCCATGTGACAGGCTCATGAGGCAGTGTAAGGGTGACCTTATCCAGCCCAACCTGGCCAAGGTGTGTGAGCTACTGAGGGACTATCTGCTGCCCGGAGCTCCTGCAGACCTCTATGAGGAGCTGGGCAAACAGCTGCGTACATGCACCACACTGAGTGGACTGGCCAGCCAGGTGGAGGCTCACCATTCACTGGTGCTCAGCCACCTTAAGACCTTACTCTGGAGGGAGATCTCCAACACCAACTACTCCTAA
- the LOC143442553 gene encoding major allergen Can f 1-like isoform X2 produces the protein MQLLTLTAGLGLLSVVQAMMPPLSPASSEQILGKWYIRRWAGDMPIPEWRWKDPLPPFTFERNSLDELEFRMNLTKPIGCIQYKLPLYEGEDPGTFFTWWRHIIYIHFLPEKRFAVAYFRGKMNYEYYQMMMLMGRTLSPNPDAGRIFKEFVMEACELVQDS, from the exons ATGCAGCTGCTGACACTCACTGCAGGACTGGGTCTGCTCTCTGTGGTTCAAGCCATGATGCCTCCTCTGAGTCCTGCCAGTTCTGAGCAG ATCTTAGGGAAGTGGTACATAAGGCGCTGGGCAGGAGACATGCCTATTCCCGAGTGGAGATGGAAAGACCCGCTGCCTCCCTTCACCTTTGAAAGGAACAGTCTTGATGAGTTGGAGTTCAGGATGAACCTGAC GAAACCCATTGGCTGTATTCAGTACAAGCTGCCTCTGTATGAGGGTGAGGACCCTGGTACTTTCTTCACAT GGTGGAGGCATATCATCTACATCCATTTCCTGCCTGAGAAGAGGTTTGCCGTTGCCTACTTCAGGGGCAAAATGAACTATGAGTACTACCAGATGATGATGCTTATGG GCCGCACCCTGAGCCCTAACCCAGATGCTGGGAGGATCTTCAAGGAGTTTGTGATGG AAGCCTGTGAGTTGGTCCAAGATTCCTAG
- the LOC143442553 gene encoding major allergen Can f 1-like isoform X1, whose product MQLLTLTAGLGLLSVVQAMMPPLSPASSEQILGKWYIRRWAGDMPIPEWRWKDPLPPFTFERNSLDELEFRMNLTKPIGCIQYKLPLYEGEDPGTFFTWWRHIIYIHFLPEKRFAVAYFRGKMNYEYYQMMMLMGRTLSPNPDAGRIFKEFVMGKMPQTGRVIIPPHAEACELVQDS is encoded by the exons ATGCAGCTGCTGACACTCACTGCAGGACTGGGTCTGCTCTCTGTGGTTCAAGCCATGATGCCTCCTCTGAGTCCTGCCAGTTCTGAGCAG ATCTTAGGGAAGTGGTACATAAGGCGCTGGGCAGGAGACATGCCTATTCCCGAGTGGAGATGGAAAGACCCGCTGCCTCCCTTCACCTTTGAAAGGAACAGTCTTGATGAGTTGGAGTTCAGGATGAACCTGAC GAAACCCATTGGCTGTATTCAGTACAAGCTGCCTCTGTATGAGGGTGAGGACCCTGGTACTTTCTTCACAT GGTGGAGGCATATCATCTACATCCATTTCCTGCCTGAGAAGAGGTTTGCCGTTGCCTACTTCAGGGGCAAAATGAACTATGAGTACTACCAGATGATGATGCTTATGG GCCGCACCCTGAGCCCTAACCCAGATGCTGGGAGGATCTTCAAGGAGTTTGTGATGGGTAAAATGCCCCAAACTGGAAGGGTCATTATCCCTCCCCATGCTG AAGCCTGTGAGTTGGTCCAAGATTCCTAG
- the LOC143442553 gene encoding major allergen Can f 1-like isoform X3: MQLLTLTAGLGLLSVVQAMMPPLSPASSEQILGKWYIRRWAGDMPIPEWRWKDPLPPFTFERNSLDELEFRMNLTKPIGCIQYKLPLYEGEDPGTFFTWWRHIIYIHFLPEKRFAVAYFRGKMNYEYYQMMMLMEACELVQDS; this comes from the exons ATGCAGCTGCTGACACTCACTGCAGGACTGGGTCTGCTCTCTGTGGTTCAAGCCATGATGCCTCCTCTGAGTCCTGCCAGTTCTGAGCAG ATCTTAGGGAAGTGGTACATAAGGCGCTGGGCAGGAGACATGCCTATTCCCGAGTGGAGATGGAAAGACCCGCTGCCTCCCTTCACCTTTGAAAGGAACAGTCTTGATGAGTTGGAGTTCAGGATGAACCTGAC GAAACCCATTGGCTGTATTCAGTACAAGCTGCCTCTGTATGAGGGTGAGGACCCTGGTACTTTCTTCACAT GGTGGAGGCATATCATCTACATCCATTTCCTGCCTGAGAAGAGGTTTGCCGTTGCCTACTTCAGGGGCAAAATGAACTATGAGTACTACCAGATGATGATGCTTATGG AAGCCTGTGAGTTGGTCCAAGATTCCTAG
- the LOC143442554 gene encoding major allergen Can f 1-like: MQLLTLTAGLGLLSVVQAMMPPLSPASSEQILGKWYIRRWAGDMPIPEWRWKDPLPPFTFERNSLDELEFRMNLTKPIGCIQYKLPLYEGEDPGTFFTWWRHIIYIHFLPEKRFAVAYFRGKMNYEYYQMMMLMARTLKTNLDSLRVFKMFMMSKMGKNAKTKKPPHAEACELPSDS; the protein is encoded by the exons ATGCAGCTGCTGACACTCACTGCAGGACTGGGTCTGCTCTCTGTGGTTCAAGCCATGATGCCTCCTCTGAGTCCTGCCAGTTCTGAGCAG ATCTTAGGGAAGTGGTACATAAGGCGCTGGGCAGGAGACATGCCTATTCCCGAGTGGAGATGGAAAGACCCGCTGCCTCCCTTCACCTTTGAAAGGAACAGTCTTGATGAGTTGGAGTTCAGGATGAACCTGAC GAAACCCATTGGCTGTATTCAGTACAAGCTGCCTCTGTATGAGGGTGAGGACCCTGGTACTTTCTTCACAT GGTGGAGGCATATCATCTACATCCATTTCTTGCCAGAGAAGAGGTTTGCCGTTGCCTACTTCAGGGGCAAAATGAACTATGAGTACTACCAGATGATGATGCTTATGG CACGCACCCTGAAAACCAACCTAGATTCTCTGAGAGTCTTCAAGATGTTTATGATGAGTAAAATGGGGAAAAATGCCAAGACGAAGAAGCCTCCCCATGCTG AAGCCTGTGAGTTGCCCAGCGATTCCTAG